The genome window GATCGACCAGGTCGCGCCCGTACAGGTCCAGAAACTGCTCGGCGTAACCGGGGCTGAGGTTGCGGCCCAGGCTGCGGTGGGTCAGGGCCAGATCGGCGTGGCGGTCCGCAATGCCGGCGCGGCCCACGTCGATCAGGCCGTCGATGAACTCGCCGTTCACGATGACGTTGGGCAGGCAGGCGTCGCCGTGGGTGACCACCAGATCCTCTGTGTCAGGGCGGGTGCGGGCCAGCTCGTTGAAGACGCTGACCGCCGTGCGGCCCTGGCGTTCGCGGTCAAAATCGCTCTCGTCGACCACCCCCGCCGCCACCCGCTCGCGGGCGCGGGCCAGGGCCACGCTCAGGGACATGTTGAAGGGGCACTCGCGCAGCGGCAGGGCGTGCAGCTCACGCAGGGCGCGGGCCAGCAGGTTCACCAGCCGGTCCGGGTGAAACAGCACGTCGGGGTGCGAGGCGTCCAGGCCCGGCACACGGGTCATGGCGAGGTATTCCAGACCACCTTCCACCTCGTACCCCACCACACGCGGCACCGGCACGCGGCCCGCAAACCAGCGCAGGCGTTCGCGCTCCTGCTGCAGGGTGGCGGGAAACTGCAGCCCCGGGGGCTGGGGGCCTGAGGACGGGAGGCCGCCCCGCGCCTGCACCTTGACCACGAACCGCTGCGACTTCCACACGCCCGCCCCGCTTTCGCCGGTCGTGACGCGCTCCCAGCGGGCGGCAGGCAGCACGCGGCGCAGTGCAGGGGGAAGGCTCAGACTTTCGCGGGCGTCAGCAGGCACGGGGGGCAGGATAGAACATGCAGTCGCGGCCCGGCCGGACACTGCATCATGGGCGCGTGACCTCCACCCGACCGAAAGACCGTCCCCGCGCCGCA of Deinococcus aerolatus contains these proteins:
- a CDS encoding APH(3') family aminoglycoside O-phosphotransferase, encoding MPADARESLSLPPALRRVLPAARWERVTTGESGAGVWKSQRFVVKVQARGGLPSSGPQPPGLQFPATLQQERERLRWFAGRVPVPRVVGYEVEGGLEYLAMTRVPGLDASHPDVLFHPDRLVNLLARALRELHALPLRECPFNMSLSVALARARERVAAGVVDESDFDRERQGRTAVSVFNELARTRPDTEDLVVTHGDACLPNVIVNGEFIDGLIDVGRAGIADRHADLALTHRSLGRNLSPGYAEQFLDLYGRDLVDPDRLAYYRVLDELF